A window of Equus caballus isolate H_3958 breed thoroughbred chromosome 10, TB-T2T, whole genome shotgun sequence contains these coding sequences:
- the LOC102149211 gene encoding leukocyte-associated immunoglobulin-like receptor 1 isoform X5 produces MIPWGQPVTIVCRGPAEVETFRLAWEDGSNYTDQKILPQRPPHETEARFPITRVSDNTARRYFCRYHNNSSWSEHSDFLELVVTGEDVSALPSGAPGDISSPTTQPSAGDTETNSYDSDSNNSGLSTQYVYILLVVAGAFLICLFLLVLFFLFRRHRKKLGLPSSRGKEQRPQERLSPAVDILGRTPDLAIVDSPPKKGREMHTSFLMRLLSRCRPGLHSSEGSNEAGRSTLKISPSHDCGKGPSVPHYMGFSMAARKRDPREGRGKATMSFVASPWRPLLQEAPRR; encoded by the exons ATGATCCCCTGGGGGCAGCCTGTGACCATCGTGTGCCGGGGCCCTGCTGAGGTTGAGACATTCCGCCTGGCATGGGAGGATGGCTCTAACTACACCGATCAGAAGATCCTGCCCCAACGTCCTCCACATGAGACAGAGGCCAGATTCCCCATCACCAGAGTGAGTGACAACACTGCCAGGCGTTATTTCTGCCGCTATCATAACAATTCCAGCTGGTCTGAGCACAGTGACTTCCTGGAGCTGGTGGTGACAGGTGAGGACGTCTCAGCTCTGCCGTCAG GAGCCCCTGGAGACATCAGCTCCCCAACCACCCAGCCCTCAGCTG GAGACACCGAGACGAATTCGTATGACAGTGACAGTAACAATAGCG GCCTGTCGACACAGTATGTTTATATCCTCCTTGTGGTCGCTGGGGcctttctcatttgtttattcctcctggtcctcttcttcctctttcgtCGGCATCGGAAAAAACTTG GGCTCCCCAGCAGCAGAGGCAAGgagcagaggccccaggagag GCTCAGCCCGGCTGTTGACATCCTAGGGAGGACACCAG aTCTGGCCATCGTCGATAGTCCTCCTAAGAAGGGCAGGGAAATGCACACCTCG TTTCTCATGAGGTTGCTGTCAAGATGTCGACCAGGGCTGCATTCATCTGAAGGCTCAAATGAGGCTGGAAGATCCACTTTGAAGATTTCTCCCTCCCACGACTGTGGGAAGGGCCCCTCAGTTCCTCACTACATGGGCTTCTCCATGGCAGCCAGAAAGAGAGatcccagagaggggaggggaaaagcTACAATGTCTTTTGTGGCCTCTCCTTGGAG AcctctgctgcaggaggcccccAGGAGGTGA